In one window of Vibrio sp. JC009 DNA:
- a CDS encoding MSHA biogenesis protein MshI → MNISSLISRLTLSKEKQGQISILILGDALYISGIEQGSDNVDRYPIDSGWESTLSGALSASDFRHREVCVTLASDFYQNYQIEKPQVPVEEWPGALPFLLKDLISEKVTDIVADGYPLPDGNKAQAYVLPKTVLTSLNQLLNGAGAELVRIVPEDEAWGYVQEEFANFMLLHRSEKANFKIGAYTAKQNRFQRIIRGVTPPLTGTAMGEFQLDNLALELQRSTDYLSSQIRDVSFNHLYICCDEESQSELIPALSERLAIKVLPLIEGDSARCGDVLAQAVKHLPATGVNLYPELLKPKKEILNLTNMAALWGVVVVLMGALYGYQVVQNSSDKSRLSQLRSEMSSLSQEVKGLQKELAGHKPSPAKLAAAERLKKEIEDKEKSLSAIHQFNEAEQAGYSGVMQALAKLESQSISISSIVMDQNQLNLAGLAKTPGSVPRWVKQFKNEVELVGRSFEKLVIGRNEQDVITFSLIASRSAISEQTSPSSSGGK, encoded by the coding sequence ATGAATATTAGCTCACTGATATCCAGACTTACGTTAAGTAAAGAAAAGCAGGGACAGATTAGCATCCTGATTCTGGGTGATGCGCTCTATATATCTGGTATAGAGCAGGGCTCAGATAATGTGGACCGATATCCGATAGACTCCGGCTGGGAGTCTACTCTTAGTGGCGCCTTGTCGGCCTCCGATTTTCGGCATAGAGAAGTGTGCGTCACTCTCGCTTCGGATTTTTATCAGAACTATCAGATTGAAAAGCCTCAGGTTCCGGTTGAAGAGTGGCCGGGTGCTTTACCCTTCCTGCTAAAAGATCTGATCAGTGAAAAAGTGACCGATATTGTGGCAGATGGTTATCCCCTGCCTGACGGTAATAAAGCGCAGGCTTATGTATTGCCGAAAACGGTACTTACATCGCTGAATCAGTTGCTTAATGGCGCGGGTGCTGAGCTGGTAAGAATTGTGCCGGAGGACGAAGCCTGGGGCTATGTGCAGGAAGAATTTGCCAACTTTATGCTGCTACACCGCAGTGAAAAGGCAAACTTCAAAATTGGAGCCTATACCGCGAAACAGAACCGCTTTCAGCGCATTATTCGTGGTGTGACTCCGCCGCTAACCGGTACCGCCATGGGAGAGTTTCAGCTGGATAATCTGGCTCTGGAGCTGCAGCGTTCCACTGACTACCTCTCTTCGCAGATTCGTGATGTCAGCTTTAACCACCTGTATATCTGTTGTGACGAGGAATCTCAGTCAGAGCTGATTCCTGCGCTGTCCGAGCGGCTGGCAATTAAGGTTCTTCCTCTGATTGAGGGGGACTCTGCCCGCTGTGGTGATGTACTGGCGCAGGCCGTTAAGCATCTTCCGGCTACCGGGGTGAACCTGTATCCGGAGTTGCTAAAACCGAAAAAAGAAATACTGAACCTGACCAATATGGCCGCCCTGTGGGGTGTGGTGGTTGTGCTCATGGGGGCACTGTACGGTTATCAGGTGGTACAAAACTCGAGTGATAAGTCGAGGCTCAGCCAGCTAAGAAGCGAAATGAGTTCACTGAGCCAGGAAGTTAAAGGTCTGCAGAAAGAGCTTGCTGGTCACAAACCTTCCCCTGCCAAATTAGCCGCAGCGGAGAGGCTGAAAAAAGAGATAGAGGACAAGGAGAAGTCTCTGTCTGCCATTCATCAGTTTAATGAAGCTGAGCAGGCCGGTTACTCAGGCGTGATGCAGGCACTGGCAAAGCTTGAGAGTCAAAGCATTTCCATTTCCTCTATCGTAATGGACCAGAATCAGCTGAATCTGGCAGGGCTGGCTAAAACGCCCGGCAGCGTTCCGAGGTGGGTTAAGCAGTTTAAAAATGAGGTGGAACTGGTTGGCCGAAGTTTTGAAAAACTGGTTATCGGCAGAAATGAGCAGGATGTGATCACCTTTTCTTTGATAGCCAGCAGAAGCGCTATCAGCGAACAGACGTCCCCATCGTCCAGTGGAGGCAAATAA
- the csrD gene encoding RNase E specificity factor CsrD gives MRYTPTLKLSTRLTAFVTVIVISAMFILFIGGTLSFKRVGQDYLNGYLDGIVRVIDKEMSDPKASQNMHSWLPKLLQASNIAEMELSSPAGTIYGYKDTSLQIDKNRLFEKSYVLSNNSEYVLSVKAVPLYLDSGYSLSALSSITLAIGLVIFCLIQGVRWLKVQLRGSELLEERGRMILAGRVDDYAKGDHQEWPYTASEALDSLIEELQDARQERSRFDTFIRTHTFLDQLTGAANRVLFDSKLEAALQESDSTGGVLLIRVSDWDSVFEANSKSASDEFIVEVGGVISNIVQRFPEVVFARYYDSDFAVLIPNQTSKDVTVVANQCIRQLERITPLEPLESDNWFHIGMTFYSQGEPIGRILGEAETALKSAQLQSVNTWSRFQKQINPNDTRGSVRWRALFDKSFTPEDVLVYEQPCYLINGATNEAKLLHNELFVRLNDEGVGVLKASRFMAAIEQVGYEAQMDRVVLGTVIRFIKASSLQQDYSVNLNVVPFKNKLHVRWLRDELLQMTTAKRHQLSFEFVEGAVVTNLDFVRPVIKMISGLGCSVIIGQAGKTIASTHYIKDLNVDYLKLHRSLVKRIEQRQENQLFIRSLVGACEGTDTRVIAVGVETGKEWKSLVELGVDGGQGRMFQSETQIIPKPKAPLVQIGKRNRWRKKY, from the coding sequence ATGAGATATACCCCGACGCTTAAGTTGAGTACCCGCTTAACTGCGTTTGTGACTGTTATTGTGATTAGTGCCATGTTTATCCTGTTTATAGGAGGCACACTCTCGTTTAAAAGGGTGGGGCAGGACTATCTTAACGGTTATCTTGATGGCATTGTCAGGGTTATCGATAAGGAGATGTCGGATCCCAAAGCTTCGCAGAATATGCACAGCTGGCTGCCAAAACTGCTGCAGGCAAGCAATATTGCCGAAATGGAGCTCTCTTCACCCGCCGGAACTATCTACGGATACAAAGACACTTCCCTGCAAATAGATAAAAACAGGCTATTTGAAAAATCCTACGTTCTGTCCAATAACAGCGAATATGTTCTCTCGGTTAAAGCTGTTCCTTTGTATCTGGATTCCGGTTATTCACTCAGTGCTTTGTCTTCAATCACACTGGCAATTGGTCTGGTTATCTTCTGCCTTATTCAGGGCGTGCGCTGGCTTAAAGTGCAGCTCAGAGGCAGTGAACTGCTTGAAGAGCGCGGAAGAATGATTCTGGCCGGCCGTGTGGATGATTATGCCAAAGGCGATCATCAGGAGTGGCCCTATACCGCAAGTGAAGCGCTGGATTCACTGATTGAAGAGCTGCAGGATGCGCGGCAGGAACGAAGCCGCTTTGACACCTTTATTCGTACTCACACCTTTCTCGACCAGCTAACCGGCGCTGCCAACCGGGTTCTGTTTGACAGTAAACTGGAGGCTGCGCTGCAGGAAAGTGACTCTACAGGTGGGGTGCTGCTTATCCGGGTCAGTGACTGGGACAGTGTCTTTGAGGCCAACAGCAAGAGCGCCTCGGACGAGTTTATTGTTGAAGTGGGCGGTGTGATATCCAATATTGTCCAGCGCTTTCCTGAAGTGGTGTTTGCCCGTTATTACGACTCCGACTTTGCTGTGCTTATCCCGAATCAGACCAGTAAAGACGTTACTGTTGTGGCTAACCAGTGTATTCGCCAGCTCGAAAGGATAACGCCTCTGGAGCCTCTTGAAAGTGATAACTGGTTCCATATTGGAATGACTTTCTACTCACAGGGCGAGCCCATAGGCCGGATTCTGGGTGAAGCGGAAACCGCCCTGAAAAGTGCTCAACTGCAGAGTGTGAATACCTGGAGCCGTTTTCAGAAGCAGATTAACCCGAATGATACCCGGGGAAGCGTTCGCTGGAGGGCCTTATTTGATAAATCCTTTACTCCGGAGGACGTGCTGGTCTATGAGCAGCCATGTTACCTGATTAACGGAGCCACAAATGAAGCTAAGCTTTTGCACAATGAGCTGTTTGTCAGGCTGAACGACGAGGGAGTCGGTGTGCTTAAGGCATCCCGTTTTATGGCTGCCATTGAACAGGTTGGCTATGAAGCTCAGATGGACAGGGTGGTTCTGGGTACCGTTATCCGCTTTATTAAAGCGTCCAGCCTTCAGCAGGATTATTCCGTTAATTTGAATGTGGTGCCGTTTAAAAACAAGCTTCATGTCCGATGGTTACGGGATGAGTTGCTGCAGATGACCACGGCAAAACGTCATCAGCTGAGTTTTGAATTTGTTGAAGGGGCAGTGGTGACAAACCTCGACTTTGTGCGGCCGGTCATCAAGATGATTTCCGGGCTGGGATGTTCGGTCATTATTGGCCAGGCGGGGAAAACCATCGCCAGTACGCACTACATTAAGGATCTTAATGTCGACTATCTGAAACTTCACCGGAGCCTTGTTAAAAGAATAGAACAACGGCAGGAGAACCAGCTCTTTATCCGCAGTCTGGTCGGAGCATGTGAAGGCACAGATACCAGAGTTATCGCCGTTGGTGTTGAAACCGGTAAAGAGTGGAAAAGCCTTGTTGAGCTGGGAGTGGATGGCGGTCAGGGCCGTATGTTCCAGTCAGAGACCCAGATAATACCTAAACCTAAAGCACCTCTGGTTCAGATCGGTAAAAGGAACCGCTGGCGCAAAAAATACTAA
- the mshL gene encoding pilus (MSHA type) biogenesis protein MshL: MRRVLIGVVIASLVGCSMGHRDPVEIKEALNQAANNATNRSLDELPESVQSDLMPELALMDDTDSAKRIKRFRVQAKGVGAQAFFAGIVKGTEFSTVIHPNVSGDITLSLTDVTLDELLDVLRDMYGYDIVKNGKMIQVYPAGMRTETIPVDYIQFTRSGRSLTSISTSTVTTEGSGSSDSDSSSDSSNTTSAGTTIETQSESDFWAQLQIAISGLIGSEGGRSVVVSPQSGLIMVKAYPDEIREIKQFLGASTERLKRQVILEAKILEVTLNDGYQQGINWSNMSLGSNTTVSRTAASSTLPGMDTIGELLGGQTNITISDGSFEGVLNFMATQGDLDILSSPRVTATNNQKAVIKVGTDEYYVTDYEASYEDTDGDGDSDDLVADYELTPFFSGISLDVTPQIDDTGHVLLHVHPAVIEVSEKNYDFLDDAPMASSTIRESDSVIRAKDGDVVVIGGLMKTYTYDQTSKVPLLGDIPGLGYLFRNISNVTEKTELVILLKPTVVGVHTWQQEIERSRDLLQEWFPESE; this comes from the coding sequence ATGCGCAGAGTTTTAATTGGTGTAGTGATTGCTTCCCTGGTGGGGTGCTCTATGGGGCACAGAGACCCGGTGGAAATTAAAGAGGCGTTAAACCAGGCTGCGAATAATGCAACAAACCGCAGTCTGGACGAACTGCCGGAATCGGTGCAGAGCGATCTGATGCCTGAACTGGCTTTGATGGATGATACCGATTCAGCAAAACGGATAAAGCGCTTTAGAGTTCAGGCGAAGGGTGTCGGGGCTCAGGCCTTTTTTGCCGGTATAGTCAAAGGGACTGAGTTCAGTACCGTTATCCATCCGAATGTCTCCGGTGATATTACCCTGAGCCTGACAGATGTCACTCTGGATGAGCTGCTTGACGTGCTCAGAGACATGTACGGTTATGACATAGTTAAAAACGGCAAGATGATTCAGGTCTATCCGGCGGGCATGCGTACTGAAACCATCCCGGTGGATTATATCCAGTTTACCCGAAGCGGGCGCTCACTGACTTCCATTTCAACAAGCACGGTTACCACAGAAGGTTCCGGCAGCAGTGACTCTGACAGCTCCTCTGACAGTTCAAATACCACATCAGCGGGCACCACGATAGAGACACAAAGCGAAAGTGATTTCTGGGCTCAGCTACAGATTGCGATAAGTGGCCTGATTGGCAGCGAAGGCGGCCGCAGTGTGGTGGTATCACCGCAGTCCGGCTTAATTATGGTAAAGGCCTATCCTGACGAAATCAGAGAAATTAAGCAGTTTCTCGGGGCTTCTACAGAGCGCCTGAAGAGGCAGGTGATACTGGAAGCCAAGATCCTGGAAGTAACCCTGAATGATGGCTATCAGCAGGGGATTAACTGGTCAAATATGTCTCTGGGGAGCAATACCACAGTTTCACGTACCGCTGCGTCTTCTACTTTGCCGGGTATGGATACCATTGGTGAATTGCTGGGCGGGCAGACCAATATCACTATCTCAGACGGCAGTTTTGAAGGGGTGCTGAATTTTATGGCGACCCAGGGTGATCTCGATATTCTTTCCAGCCCGAGAGTCACAGCGACCAACAACCAGAAAGCGGTCATTAAAGTGGGTACCGATGAGTATTATGTGACCGATTATGAAGCAAGTTACGAAGATACAGACGGCGATGGTGACAGCGATGACCTGGTCGCTGATTACGAGCTAACGCCGTTTTTCTCCGGCATTTCTCTGGATGTTACTCCGCAGATTGATGACACAGGCCATGTGCTGTTGCATGTGCATCCCGCGGTTATCGAAGTCAGCGAAAAGAACTATGACTTTCTGGATGATGCGCCGATGGCAAGCAGTACCATCCGTGAGTCCGATTCGGTTATCAGAGCCAAAGACGGTGATGTAGTGGTGATTGGCGGCCTGATGAAAACCTATACCTATGATCAGACCTCTAAAGTACCTCTGCTTGGCGATATTCCGGGGCTTGGATACCTGTTCAGAAATATCAGTAATGTTACGGAAAAAACAGAGTTGGTTATCCTGCTGAAACCAACTGTTGTGGGTGTGCACACCTGGCAACAGGAAATTGAGCGTTCAAGGGATTTACTGCAGGAATGGTTCCCTGAATCGGAGTAG
- the pilO gene encoding type 4a pilus biogenesis protein PilO: MAEFWSKYSEKFLALSQREKLLISLGGAVGLFFILLTLLVEPAMDIGSSMQRQIKSESNQIAQVRSQIQLIKERLKKDPDREVDAQLKRLHAKSEKLSASLSEELSSLLSPNQMAELLEGVLDNSKSLKLISLESLPAEPVIKGEKDTTDYYIHPVRIELTGKYFDIKNYLSVLEEMPMKYFWKSFNYQVEEYPQARLILEVYTLGTGQEFIGG, from the coding sequence ATGGCAGAGTTCTGGAGCAAATATAGCGAGAAATTTCTGGCCCTGTCACAGAGAGAGAAGCTGCTGATTTCACTCGGTGGTGCTGTGGGGCTGTTCTTTATTCTGCTGACCTTGCTGGTGGAGCCGGCTATGGATATCGGCAGCTCAATGCAAAGGCAGATTAAGAGCGAATCAAACCAGATAGCTCAGGTGCGTTCACAGATTCAGCTGATAAAAGAGAGACTGAAGAAGGATCCGGACAGAGAAGTCGACGCTCAGCTAAAAAGGCTTCATGCCAAGAGTGAGAAGCTGTCAGCTTCTCTGTCAGAAGAGTTAAGCAGTCTGCTTTCCCCAAATCAGATGGCGGAACTGCTTGAGGGTGTTCTGGATAACAGTAAGTCACTTAAGCTGATTTCACTAGAGTCTTTACCGGCTGAACCTGTGATTAAAGGCGAGAAGGATACCACTGACTACTATATTCATCCGGTAAGAATCGAGCTGACGGGTAAGTATTTCGATATCAAAAATTACCTTTCCGTACTGGAAGAGATGCCGATGAAGTATTTCTGGAAAAGTTTTAACTATCAGGTTGAGGAGTACCCTCAGGCAAGGCTGATACTGGAAGTGTATACGCTGGGTACAGGACAGGAGTTTATTGGTGGATAA
- a CDS encoding MSHA biogenesis protein MshK, with amino-acid sequence MDKGTQLSCLLLCALLPFASLAQKDPTAPLDWAQSKSQQKEKGVAKRRFPLPSLQSIICESGNLKCYAIINNELVKSSDSISGYRVRSITSESVTVSRGGKQWTLELFPQDIKQ; translated from the coding sequence GTGGATAAAGGCACGCAGCTGAGCTGCTTATTATTGTGCGCGCTTTTGCCTTTCGCATCGCTCGCTCAAAAGGATCCGACAGCTCCGCTGGACTGGGCTCAGTCCAAGTCTCAGCAGAAAGAGAAAGGGGTGGCGAAACGGCGTTTCCCTCTTCCTTCTTTGCAGAGCATTATCTGTGAAAGTGGCAATCTGAAATGTTATGCCATAATTAACAATGAATTGGTAAAGAGCAGTGACTCAATTTCAGGTTACCGGGTCAGAAGTATTACTTCTGAATCAGTCACGGTAAGCAGAGGAGGAAAGCAATGGACGTTAGAGCTTTTCCCGCAAGATATAAAACAGTAG
- a CDS encoding AAA family ATPase — MYQTFFGLNQAPFGLTPDTGLFHGLPPHYEAIQTVISSIEMGEGVIKVTGEVGTGKTMVCRMLLNQLQDSVQLIYLPNPVLSADELKKAIAKELDIIVQPEQTIVDAIQMKLLEIHQAGKRSVAIIDEAQALSDEALETLRLFGNFETEESKLLQLVIIGQPELDARLQAEHLRQFRQRITFNATLRPLDLDEASAYISHRLQTCGGRDAIFNLAVKKAIWKSSKGIPRLINQICHKSLILAFNEHSVTVTNKHLYAALQDTYDARKPRFKTPYLWGWS; from the coding sequence ATGTATCAGACGTTTTTTGGCTTAAATCAGGCACCTTTTGGCCTGACCCCGGACACCGGATTATTTCATGGCCTTCCTCCACATTATGAGGCCATTCAGACGGTGATTTCTTCCATAGAAATGGGAGAAGGGGTGATAAAGGTAACCGGAGAGGTGGGAACCGGTAAGACCATGGTGTGCCGCATGTTGCTTAATCAGCTTCAGGATTCGGTTCAGCTGATTTATCTGCCAAACCCTGTGCTCTCTGCTGATGAGCTGAAAAAAGCCATCGCCAAAGAGCTGGATATCATTGTGCAGCCTGAGCAGACCATTGTGGACGCGATTCAGATGAAGCTGCTGGAGATTCATCAGGCCGGGAAAAGAAGTGTTGCCATCATTGATGAAGCGCAGGCGCTGAGCGATGAGGCGCTGGAAACCTTAAGGCTGTTCGGTAACTTTGAAACAGAAGAGAGCAAACTGTTGCAACTGGTTATTATCGGCCAGCCTGAGCTGGATGCCCGCCTTCAGGCTGAGCATTTGCGCCAGTTCAGGCAGAGAATTACTTTTAATGCCACCCTGAGACCTCTGGATCTGGATGAAGCATCGGCTTACATCAGCCACAGGCTGCAAACTTGTGGTGGCAGGGATGCTATTTTCAATTTAGCAGTGAAAAAGGCTATCTGGAAATCCAGTAAAGGGATACCTAGGCTGATTAACCAGATCTGTCATAAGTCGCTGATTCTGGCGTTTAATGAGCATAGTGTGACCGTCACCAATAAGCATCTGTATGCCGCTTTGCAGGATACCTACGATGCCCGCAAACCCAGATTTAAAACTCCGTACCTGTGGGGGTGGAGCTAG